ATTGAATGGATACGGTTCTAACACTACTGGTCACGTTCTCATGGATACGGTTCTAACACTACTGGTCACGTTCTCATGGATACGGTTCTAACACTACTGGTCACGTTCTCATGGATACGGTTCTAACACTACTGGTCACGTTCTCATGGATACGGTTCTAACACTACTGGTCACGTTCTCATGGATACGGTTCTAACACTACTGGTCACGTTCTCATGGATACGGTTCTAACACTACTGGTCACGTTCTCATGGATACGGTTCTAACACTACTGGTCACGTTCTCATGGATACGGTTCTAACACTACTGGTCACGTTCTCATGGATACGGTTCTAACACTACTGGTCACGTTCTCATGGATACGGTTCTAACACTACTGGTCACGTTCTCATGGATACGGTTCTAACACTACTGGTCACGTTCTCATGGATACGGTTCTAACACTACTGGTCACGTTCTCATGGATACGGTTCTAACACTACTGGTCACGTTCTCATGGATACGGTTCTAACACTACTGGTCACGTTACTGTAACTCTCATTCACATGTTAGGAAAGGGGATAGACCTTCAGCGAGCCCGAGAACATAACTTTTCAGACTGGGCCAGTAGGAATGTGCCCAACTAGCCCGTCAGACGTTGTATTTCCAACCATGACACGGGCCGGAACATTTTGGACCCCGTTGTTGCCCTGGCTAGTAGAAATGGTCTGCTAGCCTGGCTGACCCAACATCCTGACTTCTGTCCATCTCTTGGTGCAGCTCCAATTTTGGATTGTTTCATATTTCAGACACAAAAAACAAAACCAAAAATAGATGACTAAGCAATTTATTGGATGTTTCTGGGGCATTCGTTCTGTACTGAAGGAAGGAACACACACAGATGTCAATAACAAGCCTGATAACAAGCAGGACTGGGGTCAATGCCATTTTAGGAAGTCGACTCACATTCCACTTTAACGCAAATCGGAATTTCAGTTAAACTCCCCGAATTGAAATGGAACTGAGCCCCCAACCCTGATTACAAGTCACAGTCAGcactccaaatggcaccctatctgaTGCACTTCTTTTAACCGGCCCTAtggatcctggtcaaaagtagtgcactagctaggggatagggtgcaatttgggacataaACACACAGTTAAAGGAATCTGAGACGGATGTTTGCATGAAGACGGTGGTGGATGACAGACAGCTGAGTATGACCCCACTTTAACAGGTGGCCTGGTTCCATTTCCTACCTTACCGCCATTGGCAGCCTTTCACTGATATCAGATGATTTGGACGTGAAGCAACACTGCAGCTATAATCTAGCAGTGTCTTACAGTATGTATGACCACTGTTAACCTGTTAAATGTGAAACTGTCacactcccgagtggcgcagcggtctaaggcgtcactacagaccctggttcgtttCCAGGCTGTcacacaaccggccatgatcgggagtcccatagggtttGGCCTAGcatcgcccgggttaggggagcagggtaggcagtcattgtaaataacatttTGTTCTttcctgacttgcctagttaaataaaggttcattttAAATTTGAACCATCGAACTCAGTCAGTCTGCTGAAGAGCGCTCTGTAACCACAGCAACCATACCATCTCTGCAGAACCGCAGGAAGCAACCCACAACGGACCCCTAGTCCCTATAGTGGTCTAGAGGAAATGGGATGCCGTTTTTAAAATATGAATTCACCTCTCACAAGTAGAACAAGTTCCCCCAAAAATTCACATGAAAGTACATCAATGTCTACAAGGGAAGTTACATTACATGGTTGTGAATACTGTtagcaaaaaaaaaacgtttttaaaagGAGAGACCGACGAAGAAGAGGTTACGATCTCTGGAGTGAGTCGTTTTTCACAGTGATGGTGTTTTATTCTGTGGTAAACCAGACCAGCATGCTTTGCAGCTCAAGTGTTTGATGAAAGGCAACGTCTCGCTCTCTGATCACTTCTCTGAGCGAGACCACCTCCTTATTGTTCTCACATTCAAAAGTTTAAAAACCACAATTTTAGGACGTTTGGAGAGAATGTGCATCTGAAATAGGGCACAggaatgacaccctattccctatatagtccactacttttgaccaaggtccatagcactctgtagggaatagggtgccatttcctGCACAGCCTGAGTGTGTCTTGAAAAGGAATAATGATTGGTCAGTTCTGGTACATCAGTCTGTATCAGATGGCAGGATATGTTATCAGACAGGTCAGAAAGGGCTTTGTGTACATTGTCCATCCAGGTGCCCAAGAGGAGAAAGTTGAGATTTTCTGATACCGGAGCAGACAACTCTCAGCCATCACCAGTCATACCTGGAGGAAGCACAGATCGCTGCGCCAGATGAAACCTTTCCCGGGGTGAAAGGACCAGATGAGTCACAGTGGGTTAAAGAGGGGTACATTTACTGTAAACAACAGTTGAATTCACATTTAGAAATACCCCAACACTGAACAGTTGCTATAGGGGGTAGAGGCTAAGTGTCGAAGGCAGTGGTATTCAAAGGCGAGGATCGCGACCCCCCCCCACTAAACAAATAGTACgagtacagattattgtatgAGACAATGTACAAACGTATTTGAAAAATAAAATTGAGTACATTTATTTTGGTTTCTTGTAAATGTAATGAATTAAGGGTTATTCGTTGATGTAAAAATCTAAAATGTACTGTTTTTTTTGGGTTGGGTTCATGAGAAATTGCACACAACAAAATAGGGTCCCTGCTAAAAAGTTTGAATAGCACTGGTCTAAGGGGTTGggtctaggggttgatttgggacAGGACAACTCCAGCAGACAGGACGCTTGCCCCTTTGTGTTGACTGATGGGGCTGCTGTCCAATCAGCAGCCTCAGAACACCAGCACCTTCCAACCAGGGTGGGCTAAGGAGCAGCCAAAGAACAGGCAGTCCACCCCCTGGTCCAGCAGCCAATCAAACACCACTTCCCGGTTCCCTGAGCCAATCGTAACCCTCAGCTTGAAGTTGCCTCCGTCGCtaaggttgttgttgttgctaataGGAAGTAGGTTGACCACTTCCATATCGAAGGTCACAGCAGAGCCAAGGGTGATGGAAGGCAGCTGGTTGGTCATCTCTTTACCGTTGACAAACACTGCTcctggaggggagaagagggggagagagagagaagagggagggagagagagagaagagggagggagggagagagagaggagggggagagagagaagagagataaagagaaaagggagagagagaagagggataaAGAGAAGGTGAGAAAAAAATCTTGACGTTTTACCTTttaacgctgctgctactctgtaaTTGTACGCTTTACCAAAATAAAAAAGTGAAAAAAGTGACTGTGAGCAACCAGTACCGTTGGTGGAGATACAGACAGCCTGGTCCCTCTGCAGAGACTCCGCCTCTCCctcacaccccacacacaccccgATACTGTCCCGCTTGTCCATCTGGCCCGTGGCAGAGATCCTACACAAGCACACCATACACACATTAATCACAGCATAACATTACGCTGGAGattgtgatggagagagggagacagagagagagggagtgtgcgCACTGACTTGAAGGTGAGCGTCTGTCCACAGAAGTAGGTTGGAGCGTTGGAGTAGAGAACCCCAGCTTTAGAGGGGGACGAGTCACTCCGCATGGCGATGTTCCTTCTACTGCTGAGGATGTAGCCCTCACTGCCTGGACACcactctggaacacacacacacacacagtcagagaaacacacacacacacacacacacacggtcagaggaacacacacacacacacacacggtcagaggaacacacacacagtcagagaaacacacacacacacacacacacacggtcagaggaacacacacacacacacacacggtcagagaaacacacacacacacacacggtcagagaaagaaacacacacacacagtcagagaaaCACACCACCGAGAAGAAGACAGAAACCATGACAACAGTACATCTTCAGTCGAGGCCCGACTGCATTTCAACAGGTCTGGCTCCAGGAGAAACACCTTCTCACGCCACAGACACTGAGACACGAGATGAGACAGGATGTTTACTGACACCAACAGCACGGGAGGTGAAATTACAAGCTAGGTAGCTAGTGTGTACTAAGTAGCTAGTGTGTACTAAGTAGCTAGTGTATACTAAGTAGCTAGTGTACTAAGTAGCTAGTGTACTAAGTAGCTAGTGTGTACTAAGTAGCTAGTGTGTACTAAGTAGCTAGTGTGTACTAAGTAGCTAGTGTGTGCGCACTAGCTAGCTGCACAAGCAACAACGGTTAACAttacaccctggaccagagctagtgccCTGACTATTATGTGCCTAACACACTGATGCCCTGGACCAGAACTAGTACCCTGACTATTATGTGCCTAACACACTGATGCCCTGGACCAGAACTAGTACCCTGACTATTATGTGCCTAACACACTgatgccctggaccagagctagtgacTCACGATACACGAGACCAACAAACGTCTACAGGTTACGCGAGCACACACCatcagagacacagaaacaccatctgagacacagaaacaccatcagagacacagaaacaccatctgagacacagaaacaccatcagagacacagaaacaccatCAGAGACACAGAAATACCATCAGACACAGAAATACCATCAGAGACACAGAAATACCATCTGAGATGCAAAAATACCATCTGAGATGCAAAAATACCATCTGAGACACAGAAATACCATCTGAGACACAGAAATACCATCTGAGACACAGAAATACCATCTGAGACACAGAAACACCatcagagacacagaaacaccatCAGAGACACAGAAATACCATCAGAGACACAGAAATACCATCAGAGACACAGAAATACCATCTGAGATGCAAAAATACCATCTGAGACACAGAAATACCATCTGAGACACAGAAACACCATCTGAGACACAGAAATACCATCTGAGACACAGAAATACCATCTGAGACACAGAAATACCATCTGAGACACAGAAACACCatcagagacacagaaacaccatCAGAGGCACAGAAATACCATCAGAGACACAGAAATACCATCTGAGATGCAAAAATACCATCTGAGACACAGAAATACCATCTGAGACACATAAATACCATCTGAGACACAGAAATACCATCAGAGACACAGAAATACCATCAGAGACGTACTTTGAGGTTCGTAGACCACACTGTGTCAGCATGCAGAACCTGGAGCTGAATGCATCACCCTGTATCTGCTCCAGGTGTGTCTGTGTTTACCCTGGGGTGTGTGAGTTTACCCTGGGGTGTTTGTTTACCCTGGGGTGTGTGTTTACCCTGGGGTGTGTGTTTACCCTGGGGTGTATGTGTTTACCCTGGGGTGTATGTGTTTACCCTGGGGTGTGTGAGTTTACCCTGGGGTGTGTGAGTTtacccgggggggggggtgtgtttaCCCGGGGGGGGGTGAATTTAccctggggtgtgtgtgtctctgtttaccctgtggtgtgtgtgtgtgagtttaccCTGTGGTGTGTGTTTAccccgtggtgtgtgtgtgtgtttaccatgtCGTGTGTGTTTACCCTATAGTGTGTGAGTGTTTAccctatagtgtgtgtgtttaccctgtggtgtgtgtgtgtgtttaccatggGGTGCCAGCGTGGTGTATCCTGTCTGTGGGACGCTCCAGGGGCTCCACTCGGTACGTCCCTCCCCCCGGGCACACACCCTGAACAAATGATCAGTGTGGGGGTCCAGGTGTAGGACCAGGAACTCCTGCTCCGGCCCGATGTAGGTGTCCTCGTACTGACCTGAAGGGGAAGATACCAAGGTTAGGACCATCAACTACCATTAACAAAGCACTATTCTAGTAGAACGTACTAGTCATATTATAAAGTACTATTCATATAAAGTACTATTCATATTATAAAGTACTATTCATATAAAGTACTATTCATACTGTAAAGTAACATTaatactatacatattataaagTACTAGTCATATTATAAAGTACTAGTCATATTATAAAGTACTATTCATATGATAAAGTACTATTCATATGATAAAGTACTATTCATATGATAAAGAACTATTCATATGATAAAGTACTATTCAATTAGAACATACTATTCATATGATAAAGTACTATTCATATGATAAAGTACTATTCAATTAGAACATACTATTCATATGATAAAGTACTATTCATATGATAAAGTGCTATTCATATTATAAAGTACTATTCATATAAAGTACTATTCATATGATAAAGTACTGTTCATATTATAAAGTACTATTCAATTAAAATGTAATATTCATATTATAATGTACCATTCATACAATTATATTTAATAATATATTTCATATTATTAAGCTCTATTAATAAAGTAGTACTAATATGTAATTCTGTGGTTAGGACAACATATCCACAGGCCCAAACAGATTCATGGGATCAGGACTGGTCCCTTTGTTGCACTGAGAGACAGTCGCCGGTCCCTTTGTTGCACTGAGAGACAGTCGCCGGTCCCTTTGTTGCACTAAGAGACAGTCGCCGGTCCCTTTGTTGCACTGAGAGACAGTCGCCGGTCCCTTTGTTGCACTGAGAGACAGTCGCCGGTCCCTTTGTTGCACTGAGAGACAGTCGCCTGTCCCTTTGTTGCACTGAGAGACAGTCGCCGGTCCCTTTGTTGCACTGAGAGACAGTCGCCGGTCCCTTTGTTGCACTGAGAGACAGTCGCCGGTCCCTTTGTTGCACTGAGAGACAGTCGCCGGTCCCTTTGTTGCACTGAGAGACAGTCGCCGGTCCCTTTGTTGCACTGAGAGACAGTCGCCGGTCCCTTTGTTGCACTGAGAGACAGTCGCCGGTCCCTTTGTTGCCATAAGAGACAGTCGCCGGTCCCTTTGTTGCACTGAGAGACAGTCGCCGGTCCCTTTGTTGCCATAAGAGACAGTCGCCGGTCCCTTTGTTGCACTGAGAGACAGTCGGCGGTCCCTTTGTTGCACTGAGAGACAGTTGCCGGCCCCTTTGTTGCACTGAGAGACAGTCGCCGGTCCCTTTGTTGCCATAAGAGACAGTCGCCGGTCCCTTTGTTGCACTGAGAGACAGTCGCCGGTCCCTTTGTTGCCATAAGAGACAGTCGCCGGTCCCTTTGTTGCACTGAGACACAGTCGCCGGTCCCTTTGTTGCACTGAGAGACAGTCGCCGGTCCCTTTGTTACACTGAGAGACAGTCGCCGGTCCCTTTGTTACACTAAGAGACAGTCGCCGGTCCCTTTGTTGCACTGAGAGACAGTCGCCGGTCCCTTTGTTGCCATAAGAGACAGTCGCCGGTCCCTTTGTTGCACTGAGACACAGTCGCCGGTCCCTTTGTTGCACTGAGAGACAGTCGCCGGTCCCTTTGTTGCACTGAGAGACAGTCGCCGGTCCCTTTGTTGCACTGAGAGACAGTCGCCGGTCCCTTTGTTGCACTGAGAGACAGTCGCCGGTCCCTTTGTTGCACTGAGAGACAGTCGCCGGTCCCTTTGTTGCACTGAGAGACAGTCGCCGGTCCCTTTGTTGCACTGAGAGACAGTCGCCGGTCCCTTTGTTGCACTGAGAGACAGTCGCTGGTCCCTTTGTTGCACTGAGAGACAGTCGCCGGTCCCTTTGTTCAGAAACGTATTTATCCGTTTTTAAAAGTTATGTTTTATTAAAACATTCCGACTTAGATTATTATAATAATTTTGAATAAATACGATTGATATACCATCACAAAGAAATGAATACGTTCTGGGATATTAAATCATTTTTGACCTGGGTACTGACCAGACACTGAGCGACGATACTGCAGACGGTAGTCCTGCACCGCAAACTCATCATCCAcctagagagacacagacacagagagacacagagagagacagagagacacagagacagagagacacacagagggacacagacagagatgTTATGAAAAACACAACCccacagtacagtgtagtagttaGTTAATATCAGTGTGAAAACacctgtagagtgtgtgtgtgtgtcctcaccttACACCAGCGTACtaacacactgccaggtctctcctGGAGCTCCTCTATCTGGACTGGAGGGTGTGAAGAGACTGATCCGTGTCGTGACACTCTGTCTCTCACCGCGTACAGCAGAGAGTCATCAAGCTGGGCAGACACACACGGCACGTCTACTAACACTGGTACCTCCGGGaggctgagacacacacacacacacacacacaacgcacacac
This sequence is a window from Oncorhynchus mykiss isolate Arlee chromosome 13, USDA_OmykA_1.1, whole genome shotgun sequence. Protein-coding genes within it:
- the crlf3 gene encoding cytokine receptor-like factor 3 isoform X1, whose amino-acid sequence is MSIEAEALLQEAKESIEAAQNYRSELQQRLHGLSQARKQVRGSSSQAREGLKRHFSELQTAVTRLLTERLSVLLSEVDVIEQDSVRPLDDCQKLIEHGVNTADELLREGEVAIRCGLGEKEDLLGCFTKKALQIHLDSLPEVPVLVDVPCVSAQLDDSLLYAVRDRVSRHGSVSSHPPVQIEELQERPGSVLVRWCKVDDEFAVQDYRLQYRRSVSGQYPGQYEDTYIGPEQEFLVLHLDPHTDHLFRVCARGEGRTEWSPWSVPQTGYTTLAPHEWCPGSEGYILSSRRNIAMRSDSSPSKAGVLYSNAPTYFCGQTLTFKISATGQMDKRDSIGVCVGCEGEAESLQRDQAVCISTNGAVFVNGKEMTNQLPSITLGSAVTFDMEVVNLLPISNNNNLSDGGNFKLRVTIGSGNREVVFDWLLDQGVDCLFFGCSLAHPGWKVLVF
- the crlf3 gene encoding cytokine receptor-like factor 3 isoform X2 — encoded protein: MSIEAEALLQEAKESIEAAQNYRSELQQRLHGLSQARKQVRGSSSQAREGLKRHFSELQTAVTRLLTERLSVLLSEVDVIEQDSVRPLDDCQKLIEHGVNTADELLREGEVAIRCGLGEKEDLLGCFTKKALQIHLDSLPEVPVLVDVPCVSAQLDDSLLYAVRDRVSRHGSVSSHPPVQIEELQERPGSVLVRWCKVDDEFAVQDYRLQYRRSVSGQYEDTYIGPEQEFLVLHLDPHTDHLFRVCARGEGRTEWSPWSVPQTGYTTLAPHEWCPGSEGYILSSRRNIAMRSDSSPSKAGVLYSNAPTYFCGQTLTFKISATGQMDKRDSIGVCVGCEGEAESLQRDQAVCISTNGAVFVNGKEMTNQLPSITLGSAVTFDMEVVNLLPISNNNNLSDGGNFKLRVTIGSGNREVVFDWLLDQGVDCLFFGCSLAHPGWKVLVF